A window of the Hevea brasiliensis isolate MT/VB/25A 57/8 chromosome 6, ASM3005281v1, whole genome shotgun sequence genome harbors these coding sequences:
- the LOC110661903 gene encoding uncharacterized protein LOC110661903 — MAILKYPKGFYRHLNAKQCWKLIHNPDSTWARVLKGLYFPHSSFLQASSSPRRSSWIWQSLLAGRDVIKEGYRHNIGDDTQSLIWFDPWIPSIKGFRVFRPPHFPLQVNLVADLIDHDLLQWKTNIIDSIFDPIIATAIKAIPVAPLGNKDSIVWRFDHSGNYSVKSGYRFLSRIRHDQSFGGVNNSNLISREVWLKTWNLPIQPKFKVFLWKALLNALPVKSTLLRRGIPINPSCPNCAAEEETIEHTLFWCNDARAKWFVSANTYKPNPVGFGSFSLWWSAILNEFCEDQLGLCFIAISCWIIWKERNLTVFDHIGPNPIVAAKRISKSFFEVSSSATRGDPITSSLHDFTVSSVWSPPPVGTLKLNSDVA; from the exons ATGGCTATCCTTAAGTACCCTAAAGGGTTTTATCGCCATCTGAACG CCAAGCAATGCTGGAAGCTTATTCATAACCCAGATAGTACATGGGCTCGTGTCCTTAAGGGTTTGTATTTTCCTCATTCATCCTTCTTGCAAGCTTCAAGTAGTCCTAGAAGAAGCTCTTGGATTTGGCAAAGCCTATTGGCTGGTAGAGATGTTATTAAAGAGGGATACAGACACAATATTGGGGATGACACTCAATCTCTCATTTGGTTTGATCCTTGGATTCCAAGCATTAAAGGCTTCAGGGTATTCAGACCACCACACTTCCCTCTTCAGGTGAATTTAGTGGCAGATCTTATTGATCATGATTTGCTGCAATGGAAAACAAACATCATTGATAGTATTTTTGATCCAATTATTGCTACAGCAATCAAAGCCATTCCTGTTGCTCCTTTAGGAAACAAAGATTCTATTGTGTGGCGCTTTGATCATTCAGGTAATTACTCAGTTAAGTCTGGATATAGATTTCTATCTAGAATCAGACATGATCAGTCTTTTGGTGGAGTAAATAACTCCAATCTCATTTCCAGAGAGGTGTGGTTAAAGACATGGAATCTTCCTATCCAACCAAAATTCAAAGTTTTCTTATGGAAAGCTCTCCTAAATGCTTTACCTGTTAAAAGTACCCTGCTTAGAAGAGGCATTCCTATTAATCCATCATGTCCAAATTGCGCAGCTGAGGAAGAAACTATAGAACACACCCTCTTTTGGTGCAATGATGCTAGGGCAAAATGGTTTGTGAGTGCTAACACTTATAAGCCTAATCCAGTTGGCTTTGGTTCCTTCTCGTTGTGGTGGTCAGCTATTTTGAATGAATTTTGTGAGGATCAACTGGGCTTGTGCTTTATAGCCATTTCTTGCTGGATCATTTGGAAAGAGAGGAACCTTACTGTGTTTGATCATATTGGCCCGAATCCCATAGTAGCTGCCAAGagaatttccaagtctttttttGAGGTATCTAGTTCAGCTACGAGGGGAGATCCTATTACTTCCTCCTTGCATGATTTTACTGTAAGTTCAGTGTGGTCTCCTCCACCAGTTGGAACTCTTAAGCTGAATAGTGATGTGGCTTAG